Proteins from one Leisingera sp. S132 genomic window:
- a CDS encoding DEAD/DEAH box helicase, producing MFNELGNLQKALCAYIEATYHISNPSLVDLRRSLLDSTGTISQKAYVESTPIYQGQRRFSDLNIPREARDFLTHLGSKEGGNIVFDPPYPHQADALELIADPIGRSLLATTGTGSGKTETFLLPILMKLANEAASKPTQFSERAVRSIILYPMNALVNDQLGRLRKLFGSAPVRNWFSENGGRPAKFARYTGRTLYPGQRTEDRNKRRLQSLNFFRDLERDAQTDEEVSAQISQLRSLGRWPAKPSDDQEENGMTNWLGNNKRWLGTDNKFQRAIERPQDAELLLRHEVQDQPPDLLITNYSMLEYMLLRPIERSIFERTRAFFETNPHERLLFVLDEAHLYRGASGTEVALLIRRLRNRLGLSPDRMQVIATSASFSDGAAAQRFIGGLVGRDVNMIEVLKGEKHARLPSGPGDTSLASVLAKCRTEALRETNSEKRIEALSPLLTYRRDTLTESRMIVSSLNATETEVVLNGVDASLEVLTETIKIGPFGEIESRNSYIMITGITSPGEIRVGRSASLPDLLLEDGQVVVVRDGLQRAIHAVLAGLPVIGRLVNLTGGATTDDDLVTAEPKAPLAVEEVGALLFDDELDPSVRAKATDTLLELASYAKAEPEGQPLLAARVHALFRGLPGLWACADEECKDLPKSAAPRPTGMLFPQSTRECGCRSRVFELHTCRDCGVAYFKAFALNPNQPDFLWAEDIGDIDDIDGIVRPVQILLEDPGLDADRYCTSSFLDPLTGRVGSGSINAREVWLPRPSKNVEPGHFEKCPHCGANGTQIMDHQTKGDEPFQELISVQLLDQPARVEATSPLKGRKSLIFSDGRQAASRLSGKLKNFSLQDSIRPLLLTGLRLLEEEFGEHVPLGYAYPAILYACANFDVNFRLPGAEHDEFARDLRKLKGFIQDEGDFAEFRDLAATINKTHVKSVRAPLARILANKHTGLLPLALAAPQPILTEKQTSRLNALPVPPVGSGTENERRQALLELWLTLSLSGGSVLLEGTPSEWIDSREGPALKRSNGRYTAVLEKLLSAKWHRSQFGANAKPDASWIDFLTSTFGQNHNAQGFFVNAAKVRLRPENEIEWRRCGYCTHVQPSNAIMGQTCAKCSKETDPLNPRQDKVFRTRKFLYRKLVERFEAEGDQGYVPYPFVAEEHTAQLNDAGQDQAFSRAEWYELRFQDLDVPGPRGERAGAVDVLSCTTTMEVGIDIGSLTAVALRNVPPGRANYQQRAGRAGRRGSSLSTVLTFAGSDSHDQRFFANPQEMVGGLVPDPVLNLDNRDIVQRHAFALILSMFQQERIEVPDTDGDVQASNIFESLGLLSDFKDPDSDGFTFAGLRIWLEANAGQINTALRDVIPQDAVEGDPDTFFANVPKQLMHELERVGAGTGEVSLEEADVSTLAEEGPSFDFGMEDFGADADLYDAPDENPIVESAHDTVDVNPDAPLKPQNLLDRLFSKAVLPRYAFPTDVVSFTVFDPSSTRYRAEVAYSPQAGLTQALSQYAPGREVWVDGQKFRSMAIHSGFQKDRINAYRLQRLYFECGRCGYAKLEDKDDNHRLGDTEDCPACGKVAGMGPAERWIVPVGFAHPHDEEVELAGDETPLPTRPTRAKLSAPQFKQQHELGRLERNDGSGFAAWASKEKLMVTNLGVRKPGATNTGFLYCPACGRTEPTGWVDGKLVSGKAHARPYPNHGKQPELCEGRGRPIVLGHEFLTDIALFSFKLSSELQLPPGSTASRIVLTTIAEALSLAAAELLDIDASDIGGGYRAALNEDGARGSEVEVYLYDTSPGGAGFVRAAAGDPGRLLEKALALLEQCQCSSSCYACLRSHKNRWDHADLDRHLGASFMRHILLGERPWIPEDVEDRLLEMLHTDLSDKGEEIKKTISGELVLPAYDDRNLVISHPLMRGKPGSKRAHKREHRSSNRYLDQLLVDRALPAAIVQALDVSSDSSDVEPPFALAETGVPVYRSLASLAGDGEGLPTATEYADIANAQEGSFIVRLDVETMENAKLGDTQPLVRGSWHLFTRSDLPSQKLPVLMRRTDGKAFQASSSEVTFGRAQKKIGVDRFRIVYASLRPTTRAEELNADALEFLGTFQQILGV from the coding sequence ATGTTTAACGAACTTGGAAATCTACAAAAAGCGCTGTGCGCCTATATCGAGGCGACTTATCACATTTCCAATCCAAGTTTGGTCGATTTGAGAAGATCTCTATTGGATAGCACCGGTACGATTTCCCAAAAGGCCTATGTTGAAAGCACGCCCATCTATCAGGGCCAACGACGGTTCTCCGATCTCAACATACCCAGAGAGGCACGTGATTTTCTAACCCATCTCGGTTCGAAGGAAGGCGGCAACATAGTATTTGATCCGCCATATCCGCACCAAGCTGATGCATTAGAACTCATCGCAGATCCGATCGGACGGAGTCTGCTTGCCACGACTGGTACAGGCTCAGGCAAGACGGAAACCTTCTTGCTTCCGATTCTGATGAAGCTAGCCAATGAAGCCGCGAGCAAGCCAACCCAGTTTTCTGAACGTGCAGTGCGTTCCATTATTCTCTATCCCATGAACGCTTTGGTGAACGACCAACTTGGTCGTTTGCGAAAGTTGTTCGGCTCCGCCCCGGTACGCAATTGGTTTTCTGAGAATGGCGGTCGTCCCGCAAAGTTTGCGCGTTACACCGGTCGTACTCTGTACCCTGGTCAGCGAACAGAAGATAGGAATAAGCGGCGACTACAAAGCCTAAACTTTTTCCGCGATCTTGAACGGGATGCACAAACGGATGAAGAGGTTTCTGCGCAAATAAGCCAGTTGCGTTCTCTTGGACGATGGCCAGCTAAACCATCTGACGACCAAGAAGAAAACGGCATGACGAACTGGTTGGGTAACAACAAGCGTTGGCTTGGAACTGACAACAAGTTTCAACGAGCGATTGAACGACCTCAGGACGCAGAACTTCTCTTACGGCATGAAGTCCAAGACCAACCGCCGGATCTTCTCATCACCAACTATTCCATGTTGGAATACATGCTGCTCCGACCCATCGAGCGCTCGATCTTCGAGCGTACCAGAGCATTCTTCGAAACCAATCCACATGAACGCTTACTTTTCGTTCTTGACGAGGCGCATCTATATCGCGGCGCCAGCGGTACGGAAGTGGCGCTCTTAATTCGAAGGCTTCGCAACCGACTAGGTCTTTCTCCAGATCGTATGCAAGTCATTGCCACGAGTGCATCCTTTTCAGATGGAGCAGCCGCTCAGCGCTTCATTGGCGGATTGGTTGGAAGGGACGTAAATATGATCGAAGTGCTGAAGGGAGAAAAGCACGCCCGCCTTCCATCCGGTCCGGGTGATACTTCCCTCGCAAGCGTACTTGCGAAGTGCCGTACTGAAGCATTGAGAGAGACCAATTCGGAAAAGCGCATAGAGGCTCTCTCGCCTCTTTTGACCTATCGCCGCGATACCCTGACAGAATCTCGCATGATTGTTTCTTCGTTGAACGCGACAGAAACAGAGGTAGTGCTAAACGGTGTTGATGCTTCGCTTGAGGTGTTAACCGAAACCATAAAGATAGGGCCTTTTGGGGAAATCGAAAGCCGCAATTCCTATATTATGATCACCGGGATCACTTCACCTGGTGAAATACGCGTTGGCCGATCTGCCAGTCTTCCTGATCTTTTGCTAGAAGATGGACAAGTTGTTGTAGTTCGTGATGGGTTGCAACGGGCCATACATGCAGTTCTGGCGGGCCTTCCCGTCATCGGACGTCTTGTTAATTTGACCGGCGGGGCAACGACTGACGACGACCTAGTGACCGCGGAACCTAAGGCACCACTTGCCGTGGAAGAAGTTGGGGCCTTGCTTTTCGACGATGAACTGGATCCTTCTGTTCGCGCAAAAGCAACAGATACACTCCTAGAACTTGCGTCTTATGCGAAAGCAGAGCCAGAAGGACAACCGCTTCTGGCAGCTCGTGTCCATGCTCTTTTTCGTGGCCTTCCTGGGCTTTGGGCATGCGCCGACGAAGAATGCAAAGATCTTCCAAAGAGCGCCGCGCCTAGGCCGACAGGTATGTTGTTTCCTCAATCTACACGTGAATGTGGGTGCCGTTCGCGGGTCTTTGAACTTCACACCTGCCGCGACTGTGGTGTTGCCTACTTTAAAGCGTTTGCACTCAACCCAAACCAACCAGATTTTCTTTGGGCAGAGGACATAGGCGACATCGACGACATAGATGGAATAGTCCGTCCGGTTCAGATTTTGTTGGAGGACCCTGGGCTCGATGCTGACAGGTACTGCACTAGCAGTTTCCTGGATCCGCTAACTGGGCGCGTGGGCTCTGGCTCAATAAACGCGAGAGAGGTCTGGTTGCCGCGCCCATCCAAGAACGTTGAGCCAGGACATTTTGAAAAGTGCCCTCATTGCGGTGCTAACGGCACACAAATTATGGACCACCAAACCAAAGGGGATGAGCCTTTCCAAGAGTTGATCAGTGTTCAGTTGTTGGATCAACCAGCCCGCGTTGAGGCGACTTCGCCTCTGAAAGGTCGAAAATCCCTGATATTCTCTGACGGACGACAGGCGGCGTCCCGCTTATCTGGCAAACTCAAGAATTTTTCACTTCAAGATAGTATCCGCCCTTTGCTCCTGACGGGTCTCCGTTTGCTGGAGGAAGAATTCGGCGAACATGTTCCATTGGGCTATGCCTATCCGGCAATACTTTACGCTTGCGCAAATTTCGATGTGAATTTCCGATTACCCGGCGCAGAGCATGACGAATTTGCTCGCGACCTTAGAAAGTTGAAAGGCTTCATTCAAGATGAAGGTGATTTTGCAGAGTTTCGCGACCTTGCAGCGACTATCAATAAGACGCATGTGAAGTCAGTGCGTGCACCTTTGGCGCGCATTCTTGCAAACAAACACACTGGTCTTCTGCCGCTTGCACTCGCAGCCCCACAGCCAATTCTTACGGAAAAACAAACCAGCCGGCTTAACGCTCTTCCTGTTCCGCCTGTAGGTTCCGGTACAGAAAATGAGCGACGGCAAGCTTTACTCGAACTATGGCTTACTTTGTCTTTATCAGGGGGCTCGGTGTTGCTCGAGGGCACACCTAGTGAATGGATTGACTCAAGAGAAGGGCCAGCACTGAAGCGGAGTAATGGACGTTACACCGCTGTTCTGGAAAAATTGCTGTCCGCAAAATGGCATCGCTCCCAGTTCGGTGCAAACGCAAAACCCGACGCTAGTTGGATTGACTTTCTCACGTCAACTTTTGGCCAGAACCACAATGCACAAGGGTTCTTTGTCAATGCCGCAAAAGTGCGATTACGACCTGAGAACGAGATCGAATGGCGGCGTTGCGGTTACTGTACTCATGTGCAACCCAGCAACGCAATCATGGGCCAGACTTGTGCAAAATGCAGCAAAGAGACAGACCCACTTAACCCGAGACAAGACAAGGTCTTTCGCACACGTAAGTTTCTGTATCGCAAACTCGTTGAGCGTTTTGAAGCTGAAGGTGATCAAGGTTATGTGCCCTATCCCTTTGTTGCTGAGGAACACACCGCACAGCTAAACGATGCGGGTCAAGATCAAGCCTTTTCACGCGCCGAATGGTACGAACTGCGCTTTCAAGATCTAGATGTTCCAGGACCGCGCGGTGAACGTGCTGGCGCAGTCGATGTGTTGAGTTGCACGACAACCATGGAAGTCGGGATCGATATTGGTAGCTTAACCGCGGTCGCATTGAGAAATGTTCCGCCGGGTCGAGCAAATTATCAACAACGCGCCGGACGCGCTGGCCGCCGAGGCTCCTCACTCTCAACGGTCCTCACTTTTGCTGGATCTGACAGTCATGACCAACGATTCTTTGCAAATCCCCAAGAGATGGTTGGGGGACTTGTTCCGGATCCTGTACTCAATCTCGACAATCGCGACATTGTTCAGCGCCATGCCTTTGCGCTGATCCTGTCAATGTTCCAACAAGAACGGATTGAAGTACCTGATACTGACGGAGACGTCCAAGCATCCAACATCTTCGAGTCTTTAGGTCTGCTGAGCGACTTTAAGGATCCCGACAGCGACGGGTTTACCTTTGCAGGGCTAAGGATCTGGCTGGAGGCGAACGCGGGCCAGATCAATACGGCCTTACGTGACGTTATTCCGCAAGATGCTGTTGAGGGGGATCCAGATACGTTCTTTGCCAATGTGCCCAAGCAGCTAATGCATGAACTTGAAAGAGTTGGTGCCGGTACTGGTGAGGTGTCTCTTGAAGAGGCCGACGTATCTACACTTGCCGAGGAGGGACCATCGTTTGACTTTGGCATGGAGGATTTTGGAGCCGACGCAGACTTGTACGATGCTCCTGATGAAAATCCCATCGTTGAAAGTGCTCATGACACGGTTGACGTGAATCCAGACGCTCCACTCAAACCACAAAATCTGCTCGACCGCCTTTTCTCCAAGGCAGTTTTGCCGCGCTACGCTTTTCCAACCGACGTCGTCTCATTTACTGTCTTCGATCCTTCCAGCACTCGCTATCGGGCTGAAGTCGCCTATTCGCCACAAGCCGGCTTAACGCAAGCTCTGAGCCAATATGCTCCCGGCAGGGAAGTATGGGTCGACGGGCAAAAGTTCCGCTCAATGGCGATCCACTCTGGCTTTCAGAAAGACCGCATCAATGCTTACCGCTTACAGCGCCTTTATTTTGAGTGTGGCCGTTGCGGCTATGCAAAACTCGAAGACAAAGATGACAACCACAGACTGGGCGATACCGAAGACTGCCCGGCTTGCGGGAAAGTAGCAGGAATGGGTCCAGCTGAACGATGGATTGTGCCAGTTGGATTTGCACATCCTCACGACGAGGAAGTTGAACTCGCGGGCGATGAGACCCCTCTTCCCACTCGCCCGACACGAGCCAAACTTAGCGCCCCGCAGTTCAAACAGCAGCATGAACTCGGTAGACTGGAGCGAAACGATGGCAGTGGCTTCGCGGCTTGGGCTTCAAAAGAAAAGTTGATGGTAACCAACCTGGGCGTCAGAAAGCCCGGCGCAACTAACACTGGTTTTTTGTATTGCCCAGCTTGTGGCCGAACAGAACCGACAGGCTGGGTCGACGGCAAGCTGGTTAGTGGGAAGGCACACGCGAGACCATATCCAAACCACGGCAAACAACCAGAACTATGCGAAGGTCGCGGGCGACCGATTGTATTGGGCCACGAGTTCTTGACCGATATTGCCCTTTTTTCGTTCAAACTTTCCTCAGAACTGCAACTTCCTCCGGGATCAACCGCAAGCCGTATCGTGCTCACTACCATTGCTGAAGCACTAAGCCTCGCTGCGGCTGAACTGCTTGATATCGACGCTTCTGACATTGGCGGAGGGTATCGCGCGGCGCTCAACGAAGATGGTGCGCGTGGCAGTGAAGTTGAGGTCTACTTATATGACACGTCACCTGGCGGGGCTGGCTTTGTTCGTGCCGCTGCAGGTGATCCAGGTCGATTGCTTGAAAAAGCATTGGCGCTACTCGAACAATGCCAATGCTCATCCTCATGTTATGCCTGCCTGAGATCGCATAAAAACCGATGGGACCATGCTGACCTTGACCGCCATTTGGGTGCGTCTTTCATGCGGCACATCCTTCTTGGAGAACGACCTTGGATTCCAGAGGATGTTGAAGACCGGCTGCTTGAAATGCTGCACACAGATCTCAGCGACAAAGGCGAAGAGATCAAGAAAACGATATCCGGTGAACTCGTCCTTCCAGCCTATGATGATAGAAATCTTGTCATCAGTCATCCCTTGATGCGCGGAAAACCAGGTTCGAAACGAGCTCACAAACGGGAGCATCGTTCGTCAAACCGCTATCTCGACCAGTTACTAGTAGACCGAGCACTGCCTGCTGCGATAGTGCAAGCGCTTGATGTTTCGTCAGACTCGTCAGATGTCGAACCACCCTTCGCTTTGGCGGAAACAGGTGTGCCAGTTTACAGATCACTCGCCTCACTTGCTGGGGATGGAGAAGGATTGCCCACGGCGACAGAGTATGCTGACATCGCGAACGCTCAGGAAGGTAGTTTCATAGTCAGGCTCGATGTTGAAACGATGGAGAATGCAAAATTAGGTGATACTCAACCGCTGGTTCGCGGCAGTTGGCACCTCTTCACCCGTAGTGACCTACCATCACAGAAATTGCCCGTGCTAATGCGAAGGACAGATGGAAAGGCCTTCCAAGCTTCTTCGAGCGAGGTGACCTTCGGAAGGGCGCAAAAAAAGATTGGCGTGGATCGCTTTCGAATTGTCTACGCTTCTCTAAGGCCAACAACTCGCGCTGAAGAGCTAAACGCCGATGCTCTCGAATTCCTGGGAACCTTCCAGCAAATACTCGGAGTTTGA
- a CDS encoding DUF4338 domain-containing protein yields MTADQHNTGRKIEVGKEFEPLGMALNRWEKEIVQSYIAHWTRACPNDLSQQLRSLDRKWRSTRQMRRVCAVALILADLMDQDWLVTVEKGAIYVIPSELRTDVEFDPSRHKERLRRSLRKGRDKQVQEPSVRSFLSAMERGGVLSLVDTGSHLLREFQSYPHTVEGLRDVIDPEIMVCARDVVDEVTGLNSLDIWRYFRHTWSLEYRPTPGRTMPIIIRNKARPNRPIIGIALLASPVMRLLQRDAWFGWSAASWRSELEDEILSVEDWCDNAFEVLDRAISDVRHDDLISKSALAEPSKDDIILLERRAAGADALRTRILEEVHAGVESNYLTRGAVKEALPDTDWVEASSDPLFVKKRAEVLVSLLDARRALNAFNDGKPSRQALLDFLSKREGERTLTTIAREQLKVAVSSQLMDVAICGAVPPYNQLIGGKLVALLLTSREVQEAYRKRYGGQASIIASQMAGRPVIKDAELRYLTTSSLYGNAGSSQYSRLNLKSAEHPELSDDIAWQKIGKTRGFGSVHLTNATVECLRDASVDFHGARRINSRFGEGTNPRMRQIREGLEALGIESDRVLAHATPRILYGCKLNANNSVSDLSRAWIRRWLVGRVGRGDLAERLGPLGPHSVSDELATDGEGQFVLPLEDGAVGNNVSSSSA; encoded by the coding sequence ATGACTGCGGACCAACACAACACAGGCCGAAAGATTGAGGTAGGAAAAGAGTTCGAACCCCTCGGCATGGCGCTAAACCGATGGGAAAAGGAAATTGTGCAGTCCTACATTGCGCATTGGACGCGCGCTTGCCCAAACGATCTTTCCCAACAGCTTCGGTCTCTAGATCGGAAATGGCGTTCAACGCGTCAGATGCGCAGAGTGTGCGCGGTCGCGCTCATCCTCGCAGACCTGATGGATCAGGATTGGCTTGTCACAGTCGAAAAGGGCGCAATCTACGTTATCCCATCGGAACTGCGGACAGATGTCGAGTTCGACCCAAGCAGACATAAAGAAAGGTTGCGGCGCTCTCTCCGGAAAGGCCGCGACAAGCAGGTGCAGGAGCCAAGTGTCCGGAGCTTCCTGAGTGCAATGGAGCGAGGCGGTGTTCTCAGCCTTGTTGATACGGGCTCGCATCTTCTGCGCGAATTTCAGTCATATCCGCACACGGTTGAAGGCCTGAGGGATGTCATTGACCCAGAGATCATGGTTTGTGCACGCGACGTGGTCGATGAGGTGACCGGGCTGAACAGCCTCGATATCTGGCGATACTTTCGACATACATGGTCGCTCGAATATCGCCCCACACCCGGTCGGACCATGCCAATCATCATTCGAAACAAGGCGCGACCCAACCGACCCATCATCGGCATCGCTCTCTTGGCGAGTCCCGTAATGCGGCTTTTGCAAAGGGATGCATGGTTTGGATGGTCTGCGGCGTCATGGCGATCAGAGCTGGAAGACGAAATCTTGTCGGTTGAAGATTGGTGCGACAACGCATTTGAGGTTCTCGACCGCGCTATCTCTGATGTTCGACATGATGACCTGATCTCAAAGAGCGCTTTGGCTGAACCAAGCAAGGATGACATCATATTGCTCGAGCGCCGTGCAGCTGGCGCCGATGCTTTGAGAACCAGGATCCTCGAAGAGGTTCACGCGGGCGTAGAAAGCAACTACCTCACGCGTGGTGCCGTAAAAGAGGCTCTACCGGATACGGACTGGGTTGAAGCCTCCTCTGATCCCTTATTTGTCAAGAAAAGGGCTGAGGTGCTGGTCTCGCTATTGGACGCCCGCCGGGCTTTGAACGCTTTCAACGACGGAAAACCATCCCGTCAGGCTCTTTTGGACTTTCTGTCGAAGCGAGAAGGAGAGCGGACGCTCACGACGATTGCCCGCGAACAGCTTAAGGTGGCGGTATCTTCGCAACTCATGGATGTCGCCATTTGTGGTGCAGTCCCTCCGTACAACCAGTTGATCGGTGGAAAACTGGTTGCGCTGCTTTTGACAAGCCGGGAGGTGCAGGAAGCCTATCGAAAGCGATATGGCGGCCAGGCCAGCATCATCGCCAGCCAGATGGCTGGAAGACCGGTCATCAAGGATGCCGAACTGCGTTACCTCACTACGTCGAGCCTCTACGGCAATGCTGGCAGCTCGCAGTATAGTCGCCTGAATCTCAAAAGCGCCGAACATCCAGAGCTTTCCGATGACATCGCTTGGCAAAAGATCGGAAAAACAAGGGGTTTCGGCTCCGTCCATCTAACCAACGCCACGGTTGAGTGCCTACGCGATGCGAGCGTCGACTTTCATGGAGCGAGGAGGATCAACAGCCGCTTTGGAGAAGGCACGAACCCCCGGATGCGGCAGATTCGGGAAGGCTTGGAGGCTCTGGGCATCGAGAGCGACAGAGTCTTAGCCCATGCGACGCCACGCATTTTGTATGGTTGCAAACTCAACGCGAACAACTCGGTATCGGACCTATCCAGAGCCTGGATCCGCCGTTGGCTAGTCGGGCGTGTAGGGCGCGGTGACCTGGCGGAGCGGCTTGGTCCTCTTGGTCCTCATTCCGTATCTGATGAACTCGCAACGGATGGTGAGGGGCAGTTTGTACTGCCCCTCGAAGACGGAGCCGTCGGGAACAACGTTAGTTCATCTTCTGCTTGA
- a CDS encoding ATP-binding protein has protein sequence MTNSSPGFAAQEAYVDTLSKEKFPFSLAVGAAFVRGMREIGYKSTATALCELIDNSEQAGATRADIVFGYDRSDKKPARLAVIDNGHGMSPRMLRAAVLWGGTHRENDRNGFGRFGYGLPSACVSQGRSFTVFSRPVGAGWSSVTVDLDEIAEGKYTNEHGLIVVPKAIKAKLPDFVLEAIGKHSDPDTFAGTVVLIDKLDKIDRRTTSKLVDVLLTQFGVIYHKISERCQITVNERVVEPIDPLFLTPGCRWYDFDEDRAVPIPPIDVKVKPKEDGSAGGTIHVRLSYLPYGFQLIDKSKKGTSSANLSPRFHVMRDYNGVIVCRNGRVIEVKNSTPWTSFQNNDRHVRVEIDFPATLDDEFAVNTSKQRVDLSERMWNHLREAGVEQSIAQLRRLYKENQQEATLKEESVDGQLHSEQVMEDVKRDLPPGDLERLVSRQDDSDLFKEAKRQDAQGVVPFDVALSTLKTSLEGKSYKLGHRAVPGDPFFSVESFGATTMLWLNTSHPWYETVYFHTEAAPQTRRAWELTLFVIAERIALGSKENAAFYRAEIVKWSERLEAACTVMTERYFDPSSIVETLDTAEQGA, from the coding sequence ATGACAAACTCATCTCCGGGCTTCGCCGCCCAGGAGGCGTATGTTGATACGCTCTCCAAAGAAAAATTCCCGTTTTCATTGGCTGTTGGAGCTGCCTTCGTGCGCGGGATGCGCGAGATAGGCTATAAGAGTACCGCCACTGCGCTCTGCGAACTGATTGATAATTCTGAACAAGCTGGTGCCACACGCGCCGATATCGTGTTCGGCTACGATCGATCAGACAAGAAGCCTGCGCGACTTGCAGTCATCGACAATGGCCACGGGATGAGCCCAAGGATGCTCCGCGCGGCGGTGCTTTGGGGTGGAACACACCGGGAAAACGATCGCAATGGCTTTGGGAGATTTGGCTACGGTCTCCCCAGCGCATGTGTATCACAAGGGCGATCCTTCACGGTCTTTTCGCGTCCCGTTGGTGCCGGGTGGTCTTCGGTCACTGTCGATTTGGATGAGATCGCGGAAGGAAAATACACAAACGAGCACGGTTTGATCGTTGTTCCGAAAGCGATCAAGGCCAAGCTGCCGGACTTTGTGCTGGAAGCCATTGGAAAGCACTCAGATCCCGACACTTTTGCCGGCACTGTCGTCCTCATAGACAAATTAGATAAGATCGACCGTCGCACCACGTCAAAGCTTGTAGACGTGCTCCTGACGCAGTTCGGTGTGATCTACCACAAAATCTCTGAACGTTGCCAAATCACGGTCAACGAGCGCGTCGTAGAGCCTATTGATCCACTCTTCCTTACACCCGGTTGTCGTTGGTACGACTTTGATGAGGATCGCGCGGTCCCCATCCCGCCTATCGATGTGAAGGTGAAGCCTAAGGAGGACGGTTCTGCCGGCGGCACCATCCATGTACGCCTGTCCTACTTGCCTTATGGGTTTCAACTCATTGACAAGTCGAAAAAAGGCACATCGTCAGCCAACCTGAGCCCCCGTTTCCACGTAATGCGGGACTATAATGGCGTGATTGTTTGCCGAAATGGTCGCGTCATAGAGGTCAAGAACTCAACACCTTGGACGAGCTTTCAGAACAATGACCGGCATGTCCGGGTGGAGATAGACTTCCCCGCGACGCTTGACGATGAATTCGCGGTCAACACGTCCAAGCAACGCGTCGATCTCTCGGAACGCATGTGGAACCATTTACGAGAGGCTGGTGTCGAACAAAGCATCGCGCAACTGCGACGCCTCTACAAAGAGAACCAGCAGGAAGCGACCCTCAAAGAAGAGTCTGTCGACGGCCAGCTACACTCAGAACAGGTGATGGAGGACGTGAAACGCGACCTCCCTCCAGGCGACCTCGAACGACTGGTTTCACGCCAGGATGACAGCGATCTTTTCAAAGAGGCCAAACGGCAGGACGCGCAGGGCGTTGTGCCATTCGATGTCGCCCTTTCAACTCTTAAAACATCGCTGGAAGGCAAATCCTACAAATTGGGTCACCGTGCCGTGCCAGGAGACCCGTTCTTCTCAGTTGAGAGTTTTGGGGCCACAACTATGCTGTGGCTGAACACGAGCCATCCTTGGTACGAAACAGTCTATTTTCACACTGAGGCGGCTCCGCAAACCCGACGTGCGTGGGAACTGACACTTTTTGTCATTGCAGAACGCATTGCGTTGGGTTCCAAAGAAAATGCTGCCTTCTACCGCGCAGAAATTGTGAAATGGTCGGAACGGCTAGAGGCAGCATGCACCGTCATGACTGAGCGTTACTTCGATCCCAGCAGCATTGTCGAAACTCTCGATACAGCAGAGCAGGGCGCATGA